Genomic DNA from Bacteroides zhangwenhongii:
ACAGGGGCTACCAGTAATTCACGGCCGAACATAAATTGGGCATCCGTAGAAAATGTTTCCATATCCATTGGGTATTCGAGAAACAGAGGGCGCATGATAGGCAATCCTGTATCATAAGCTTCGCGGGCATAAGTATAGATATAGGGCAATAAACGATATTTCAACTCGATAGCCGCCTTTGCGTTCTTTTCTGCTTCGGGACCGAAAAGCCACGGTTCCACCGGATTATCTCCCTCGTGGTGAATACGGCTCAAAGGATTAAATGCTCCGAACTGTATCCAACGGGTATAGAGTTCGGCCATAGCCGGATAATCTTCAATATCTCCACAGTAACCGGTAATGTCACAGGAAGAAAACGGTATCAGTCCTAAACCGGCGGAAAGCATTACGGGAATCTGATTGGCTAACTGTCCCCAGCCTTGCAACACATCATCTCCGTTCCCGCTATCACCTGTCCAACCGAACGTATAACGTTGCAATCCGGCATAAGCAGCACGAGTCATTTGGAACACACGACGGTCCGGATTCCTCTTTTCAAATTGTTCTTTCACCACTTTATCCCAAGTCAATCCATAGACATTATGGATTTCATCGTGCATACCCAGATAGTGTTTCATGACGAGACGTTCCGTCTGCTCTTCGTTACTCCAGGCAGGTTCACCCATGTCCGTCCAGAAGCCGGAGATACCGTCGTCAATCGGTTTCTGCTGATAGGTTCCCCACCAGTCGGCTACGGCAGGCAGGGTGAAATCCACCACTCCACAGTTACCACCCCAAGGCCAGGGCATATCGTAGCTTTTACCGTTCGTGCTGTCCTTTACAAAATAACCTAAACGATCTGCTTCTTCCCATTGCTTTTTGTTGGCTTGTGCAATTACCGGATCTTGAGATACGACTACCTTAAAACCCATCCCTTTCAAATCCGAAAGCATCTTCTTTGGATTCTCATAGTTTCCTTTGCGCCATTCGAAATCCTGCAAGTATTCCGTCCAGCCGATATCCTGATAGATAATATCACAAGGGATTCCACGTTTCCGGTAACCCTCGGCTATTTCGCGACTTAGCTTTTCGCTTGTCAGCAGACCACGGCATTGAGCAAAACCCAGCGCCCATCTCGGCGGCATGATAGGTTTGCCCGTCAGTCCGACGTATTGGCCGATAATTTCCTTATAGTCTTTGCCGAAGATAAAATAGTAGATCATTTCACCGTTCGGAGCTTCAAAGCTGTAATAGTCGCGACTTTCCGTACCGAACTTGAATTCCGTTTTGTACGTATTATCAAGAAAAATACCATACCGATAACTGCTCATAAAGAAAGGAATACTCTTGTAGAGCGGATCTTCCACTATACTGTAACAGGGTTTGTCACTATTCCACATCTTATAAGATTCGCCACGACGGTCCATCTTTCCTGTCTTTTCTCCCAGTCCGAAAAAATGCTCGTCACGACGGAGCACTTTATATTCCGTCTTCTTTGTTCCTTCACTCACATGCCCCTTGTCGGCATAATCACTAAACAGGAGTTTCTGATACTTATCAAATATCTGAAGACTCAACGGAGATTTATTTACCCGAATACGCAATTTCGGAGTAAAGATCTCATAACAGGCTGCCTGTTCGTCTACATGAACGGTTCCTACATCTTCCAACTCTTCATTAATCACTGCGAAAGAGGCATTCTTCCGTTGCAGCTGTCCATCGGGCGAAAACCAAACTTTGACTACCGAAGGACTACAAAGCTGTAGTTGTAACGCAGCACTGTCCGTCAGGTGAAAAGTCACCTGACGCCCTTGCTGTGTAAAAGAAGTGCATACCTTTGCGTTATCTGTAGCACAAAGCACAGAGATAGGTAACAAACAAGCTATCATCCATCCTATTATTCTATTCATATTCGCACTATCCTCTTATTTATTCCGTATCTATCAGCCTCATTCATACTCTACTACCAACATTGTCCAATATTTCAATGACGGAAGTGTTACCTTTATCTCATTCCCTTCCTGAACGAAATCAAGCTCTTGAGAGACTCCGAAACGTGCATCCGGAGAGGCTACCCAGACTGTTCTTACCATCCCCTTTACGCTTACCTTTGTTTGGGCCGATTCAATCAAAGAGGGCTCGGCCTGCGTCCCATTAGAGTCACACCAATCCAAATGTACAGCATTGGTATAATTAAGGAAGTGAATCACGTCCCTACAATCAAAGCGTTTCCCGATAGTGGCAATCTGATTACGGACAGGGGGCCATTGATTGACGGTCATCTTCCCATCTGTAGAAGAAGCTGTAACTCCATAAAACTCTCCACCATCACGTAAGAGATTCTCATACCCGGTGATAAAATCATAATAAGTCACCATTGCTTTCTTCAGTTCCCCTTTCATTGCCAAGTTGCTGTTAGGGAAATACTCGGTAGTCAACATATGTTCTCCTAATTCCAGATGCGCACCACCCCATGCATGAATAGCGGCATTTGCCATTAATACACCAGGGGTATTGAAATAGCCACGCCCTTCACCGCCAAGCTTATAATTCATATAAGCAGCCAATACAGTTTTCTTTCCGTTCGACCATCGGTCATTGTTTGTGATAATATTTGAAAGGACGCTAAAGCCGTTATCGGTCGGCTTTTCCCACACTTCAGTATAAAGGAAATCTACCGGAGAGTTCGCAATCAAGTTTTCTTGACCATATTGTCCCACAGCATTCATCACCAACGACTTTTCCGGTTGAGCCTCTTTCATCGCCTTTATAAATACCGGGAAAGTAGCTGCGAGATCAACAGAGTTTCCATTATAATCATATAATTCTCCCCGACCACCTAACTGGTCAATCTGATAGCCGTCAAAATCAAAAACTTCATATACGTCGTTATTCTGCTGAGCCATATAATCTCTCCATTCCTGCAATGCCGGATTCGTCAGATAGATATTACTTTTGAAAGGAGAACCTAGCGGATGATAATCCTTGTTTCCATGCTTCTTATCCTTAAACAGATACCAAGTTTCTTTCACGCCATCATCGGCCGCATCGCTCAAAGCTCCATAAGCAAGATTGTAGAAAAGAGATTTCATCCCCCGCTTATGACCAGCGTCAATATATCCCTGTACGGTAGAACGGTAACAATCACGGTTGATAATATCTTTCCATACATCCATCGGAGCAGAAGGCGAACCTGCTAATGGCTTATGGTGTTTGTAATGCCAGTCCTGATACTGCACATAGTTGATATGATGACGATTCAGGTTATCCATTACCTTGTTAATCTCCTTTTCGCTCATTTTGCCATATTCGGAGAGAAATCCGTTGCGCGGAAAACGTGCAGGGTCGGAAGACACATCAACGGCAACACTGCTCAAAATGACCTCTTCACCATTCTCTACTGTATATAAGTCGACCATATAACCTTTAAAGTCATCTGCCGGCGGATTCCAACTCCATGACTTTCCGGTGAGGGGAGTTTCGGAAAGCACCTTATTGAGATGCTTATAGCGAATGGTCACCTGCCCTTCGGGAAGATTGTTCAAAGAAAGTTGTACCGGTTCTCCCGGCTGATAGGCGGCTTTGTCAGTAGACAACAATACGGTGATATACCCGTCACCATAAGTAATAGGATTGTGCGAAGGCTCATCGTCAATACAACCGGCCAATGAAAAAGTCAGAACACAAACCATTATATATTTCGTTAATTTCATAATTCAATCTGTATTAATCGTTATTGCTTTTGAAAATGAATTTCCTTTTTGTAGGTGTTGATGGTAATCTTAAAGATTCCGGGATTATTCATATACCATTTATTATCACCTTTCTCGGAACGAAGATAACATGAATCCATAAATTCATCATACACTCCTTTGTTATCTACTTCTGGGACGAAAAATAAGCCATTATAATCACCGAATTGGAGTGGGAACTTTATTTGTCCCGTTCCCAATTCTCCTTCATATACAAACTCATTCTTATTAGAACTGCTTTGAGTCAGCTCTTTCACTTTATCCCAAGCAAAGTCACCAGATATAGCTTGTCCCATTGCCCAGACTTTTTCGTAAACTACAATTTGTTCCATAGCCAAATCCTGGCTACCGGCATCAAATGTTATAGCATATTTACTCTGATACGTTTGTTTCTCTTCCGTCACTGCTTCAATCCCCTCTTTGTCTCTCGAAATCCGGAAAGTACCGTCCTGCAATTCTCCATTATAAGTAAAAACATCAGGATTTGAAACATCTTTCGACATGGCTATCGGTGTATCTCCCGCTGCAGTTCCAATCATCCAGAACTCGCTATTATCCGGTTCTTCACCGTCTAAATTAGTAAATTCAATATCCAATGTACTTAGATTTAGTTTTATCCGGTAATTAGCTCCACGCTTGATATTGAACTTATTTTCATCCCCATCATGTTCTCCTTCATTTATAAGAATCAATTTATTTTCAGCATTTCCGTCTTTACCAAACGAAGGATAAAAATTACTCTGTTGGGTCACAAATTTAAGTTGTCCTGTTTTAAGTTCTCCTTCCCAAACAAAGCCATTCCGTTCATCAGCTATCGGAGTCATCTTCGTTGCATCGTCCAATGACCAACCGCCTGTAGTAGCCGAACCAATCATCCAAAGATTAGGATAAACCATCTCTCCGCCCAAATCCGTAATCTCAATATCCAATGTGCTTAGATTCAGTTTTATCCGATAGTTACCCGGAGTGCTTATCATAAACTTCTCATCCGGTTCGTCATCACTTTCCCTATATACAAGTTTATTCTCATCTTCACCATCCTTATTAAAAGAAGGGACAAAAGAAGTTTTCTGTAAGACGAATTTCAGTTCTCCTGAAAGAAGCACACCTTCCCAAACAAATCCGTTCGGTTCATCCTCAATTGATTCCATCGGAGTAGCATTATCCAGACTCCACCCGCCTACAGTTGCTCCACCAATCATCCACAGATTCAGATAACGTTCTATATAAGGTGTCAGTTTGAATGTAACGACAGGAGAAACCTGAGTAAACTCTTCGTGCCCCAACACAGCAGCAGTCACACGAGCTTCAAACTCCAATGTTTCATCCAAAGAACTATTCCACACTTCTGCCAACAAGTCATTCATCTCTTTATGGTTAAATGCCAGAATACGGGAATCCGTTGCACCCATATCCTTTTTCAGTCCTCCTGCGAAATTGTTACCTTTCAAATCCATTTCAAGAACATAGCTGATACGGGAACCTGTTCCATAGTTACTACCAGCAGTCCAAGCAAAATGAAAAGCTTCCCTATCACTCATCAACTGGTCCAGTTCCACTACTTCGGACGATACAGACAATACCAAAGACTCACTTCCTTTATCTGTCTCCATCTCATCAGAAATACACGAATTAAATACAAAGCCCGCCAATAAAGCCGTCAGAGCAATATATATCTTTGTTTTCATAATCTTTCTTTTTTACTATTAATATCCCGGATTCTGTTTCAAGTTTCCATTCGCCTCAATCTCTTTCAACGGTATAGGCATTAACAAATGTTTTTCCGCCGCATTGGTTTTTCCGATAGAGTGAAGGAATTTCAGAGCATAGTTGTCTTTCAGGCGAACCAAATCAAACCAACGGTCTCCTTCAAACGCCAACTCTATACGACGTTCCTGAATAATTTTCTCCCGCATCTGATCCTGTGTCAATCCTTCGATATCCGCCCGATTAGTCAGTCCTGCCCGTTTTCTAACCTCGTACAAAGGGGCTTCCGCATCAGTTGTCAAAGCTTGTTCATTCAACGCTTCCGCTTTCATCAGTAGCACATCCGCATAACGGAGTACCACAAAGTTGGCCGGACTGGTATTGTAATCCATAGAGATGGATTTCGGAACCAGAAACTTACGCAAATTGTATCCCGTTGTAGAATAAGAAGACTGATATTGCTTTCCGTCAAAGTCAGGACATCCCAAATAAAGAATAGTCTTATCTTTACGATTATCCCCTTCTTCATACTGGCTGACGAACTCGGCAGTCGGCTGGTTCCATCCGTAGCCACCCGCCACCATATCCGAATTACGAGGGCCGGTAAACGCACTCAACCAAGAAGATTGGTTTTCATTACTCCAGAAATCATAATTGGTCTTACCATAATACTGTACCTCAAACAGTGATTCAGGTCCGTTTTTCTTATTCGGATTAAAGTTATCACTATAATCATCATTCAAACGATAACCCAATTTCTGTATTTCCTCACAAAGACGTACAATCTCCGCATACTCCTTTCTTTGGGTCAGATACACTTTGGCTAGCAACCCCATCGCTGCGCCTTTAGAAGCACGTCCCAAATCGGAAGCGGAATAAGAAGATTTATCCGGTAGTAAGTTGATCGCTTCTTTCAAATCATCTTCTATCAACTTATAAATCTCTTCTTTCGAAGCACGGAAAGGTTTCAAATCATCTTCCGAAGTCTGCGGTTCCGTCAGTAAAGGTACTCCTCCAAAAAGACGAACCAGAATAAAATAATAATGAGCACGCAAGAATTTAGCTTCTCCCAAACAACGGTTTTTCAAACTTTGATCAATATTCATACCCGGAACGTTCTTAATAACGAAGTTGCAACGGAGAATACCCGGAGACGGACCGCGCCATACATCAAGCACACCGGCATTATCGGTGGTGGTTATGAAGTTAGCCATATCGGTAGTCTCTATGCCATCTGTACCTCCACCTGCACCGACAATACTGTTACCGGCCACGATATCCAGTGTCCACATACGCATATTATATAATTTGGGCCATTGAAGCGGTTGATAAGCACCATTTACGGCAGCTATCGCATCTTCCGCTGCCTGAAAACTCTTGGAAGTATCGATAGAGTCCCACGGTTCTTTATCAAGGAAACCATTACAGCTGCTCAATGTCAAGCCCAACAGGAAGCAAGGAAGTATATATCTGAACTTTTTCATATTTGTCAATCAATTAAAGGTTCTATATAAAAGTAGTTAGAAAGAAACAGATGCGCCGAACGTGATGTTACGGGATACGGGATACACGTTATTGTCATTTCCCGATCCGGAAATTTCCGGATCAAGCCCCGTATAACGGGTTAATGTCAGTAGATTCTGCCCCGAAACGAAGAAGCGCACAGAAGACATCGCCGCCTTCTTGCTCCATGCGGCCGGTAAGGTGTAGCCCAATGTCACATTCTTCAGACGCAAGTATTTACCGTCTTCTATAAAACGATTTGAAACACGCCCGTTCTTATTCGGGTCACCGAATACAGCACGCGGCATACTGTTGCTTGTTCCTTCGCCACGCCAACGATCGAGAACGGTCGTCATCTGGTTCTGTGCTACGGACATGGCTTCCAAAGAGGCCCGGTTTGCATTGTATATCTTGTTTCCCGCCGCCCCTTGCAGGAAGATTTCCAGATCGAAACCTTTCCAGGCAAATGAATTGTTCATTGAGAAAATCCATGTCGGAGTGGGACTGCCGAGATAAGTACGGTCTTTATCATTGATGATTCCGTCGTTATTCAGGTCCTTAAACTTAATATCACCGGCAGAAGTACGGTTGTAAGGGTCATTGCCTTGCGTCTGAATGGCGTAGCGGTCTACTTCCTCCTGTGTCTGGAAAATACCGTTCGTCACATACCCGTAGAAAGAACTGACCGGATGGCCGACTGCATGAATATTATTATCGAAATACATCGGGACATCCCCATTCAAGCGGATAATTTCATTCTTGTTGTAAGAAGCATTGAGAGACGTATTCCACGAAAATTCACCCACCAGATTACGGGAACTGACAGAAACCTCAAATCCCTTATTCCGCATCTTACCCGCATTGATCTTAGGAACATTGATATCCGAATACCCGGTAGAGATAGGTACTACCATATCTACCAGCATATCGTTCGTATTCTTGATATAAGCATCCAGACTAAGATTGATCCGGCCGTCAATCATTGTCAGGTCGGCACCGACATTATATTGCTCCACCTCTTCCCAGCGAACATTCGGGTTTGGCATTACCGACGGGGCAATGGCATTTACTTGCGTACCATTGAAGTTATACTGAATAGTCTGAATGGTGGAAGCATACGCATAATTGCCCACACTCGCCTGATTACCGGTCAATCCATATCCCGCACGGAGTTTCACATCGCTCAACCAGAAACTCTTTTTAAAGAAAGGTTCCTCAGAAAGTCTCCAGGCAAG
This window encodes:
- a CDS encoding glycoside hydrolase family 31 protein, encoding MIACLLPISVLCATDNAKVCTSFTQQGRQVTFHLTDSAALQLQLCSPSVVKVWFSPDGQLQRKNASFAVINEELEDVGTVHVDEQAACYEIFTPKLRIRVNKSPLSLQIFDKYQKLLFSDYADKGHVSEGTKKTEYKVLRRDEHFFGLGEKTGKMDRRGESYKMWNSDKPCYSIVEDPLYKSIPFFMSSYRYGIFLDNTYKTEFKFGTESRDYYSFEAPNGEMIYYFIFGKDYKEIIGQYVGLTGKPIMPPRWALGFAQCRGLLTSEKLSREIAEGYRKRGIPCDIIYQDIGWTEYLQDFEWRKGNYENPKKMLSDLKGMGFKVVVSQDPVIAQANKKQWEEADRLGYFVKDSTNGKSYDMPWPWGGNCGVVDFTLPAVADWWGTYQQKPIDDGISGFWTDMGEPAWSNEEQTERLVMKHYLGMHDEIHNVYGLTWDKVVKEQFEKRNPDRRVFQMTRAAYAGLQRYTFGWTGDSGNGDDVLQGWGQLANQIPVMLSAGLGLIPFSSCDITGYCGDIEDYPAMAELYTRWIQFGAFNPLSRIHHEGDNPVEPWLFGPEAEKNAKAAIELKYRLLPYIYTYAREAYDTGLPIMRPLFLEYPMDMETFSTDAQFMFGRELLVAPVVKKGARTKNVYLPEGTWIDYNSKKTVYTGEQWTTVDAPLSSVPMFVKQGSIIPTMPVMNYTHEKLVYPLTFEVFPAQEGAQATFTLYEDEGEDLGYQRNEFVKTPIVCNTLANGYELTVSAREGKGYTVPGPRNLLFRIYSAKAPKEVTAKGKKIKKAKTERLEEDLENDTESVLWSWDKETGVCSVRMPDKGIDEQIMIIFK
- a CDS encoding endo-dextranase, translated to MKLTKYIMVCVLTFSLAGCIDDEPSHNPITYGDGYITVLLSTDKAAYQPGEPVQLSLNNLPEGQVTIRYKHLNKVLSETPLTGKSWSWNPPADDFKGYMVDLYTVENGEEVILSSVAVDVSSDPARFPRNGFLSEYGKMSEKEINKVMDNLNRHHINYVQYQDWHYKHHKPLAGSPSAPMDVWKDIINRDCYRSTVQGYIDAGHKRGMKSLFYNLAYGALSDAADDGVKETWYLFKDKKHGNKDYHPLGSPFKSNIYLTNPALQEWRDYMAQQNNDVYEVFDFDGYQIDQLGGRGELYDYNGNSVDLAATFPVFIKAMKEAQPEKSLVMNAVGQYGQENLIANSPVDFLYTEVWEKPTDNGFSVLSNIITNNDRWSNGKKTVLAAYMNYKLGGEGRGYFNTPGVLMANAAIHAWGGAHLELGEHMLTTEYFPNSNLAMKGELKKAMVTYYDFITGYENLLRDGGEFYGVTASSTDGKMTVNQWPPVRNQIATIGKRFDCRDVIHFLNYTNAVHLDWCDSNGTQAEPSLIESAQTKVSVKGMVRTVWVASPDARFGVSQELDFVQEGNEIKVTLPSLKYWTMLVVEYE
- a CDS encoding SusF/SusE family outer membrane protein, yielding MKTKIYIALTALLAGFVFNSCISDEMETDKGSESLVLSVSSEVVELDQLMSDREAFHFAWTAGSNYGTGSRISYVLEMDLKGNNFAGGLKKDMGATDSRILAFNHKEMNDLLAEVWNSSLDETLEFEARVTAAVLGHEEFTQVSPVVTFKLTPYIERYLNLWMIGGATVGGWSLDNATPMESIEDEPNGFVWEGVLLSGELKFVLQKTSFVPSFNKDGEDENKLVYRESDDEPDEKFMISTPGNYRIKLNLSTLDIEITDLGGEMVYPNLWMIGSATTGGWSLDDATKMTPIADERNGFVWEGELKTGQLKFVTQQSNFYPSFGKDGNAENKLILINEGEHDGDENKFNIKRGANYRIKLNLSTLDIEFTNLDGEEPDNSEFWMIGTAAGDTPIAMSKDVSNPDVFTYNGELQDGTFRISRDKEGIEAVTEEKQTYQSKYAITFDAGSQDLAMEQIVVYEKVWAMGQAISGDFAWDKVKELTQSSSNKNEFVYEGELGTGQIKFPLQFGDYNGLFFVPEVDNKGVYDEFMDSCYLRSEKGDNKWYMNNPGIFKITINTYKKEIHFQKQ
- a CDS encoding RagB/SusD family nutrient uptake outer membrane protein, with amino-acid sequence MKKFRYILPCFLLGLTLSSCNGFLDKEPWDSIDTSKSFQAAEDAIAAVNGAYQPLQWPKLYNMRMWTLDIVAGNSIVGAGGGTDGIETTDMANFITTTDNAGVLDVWRGPSPGILRCNFVIKNVPGMNIDQSLKNRCLGEAKFLRAHYYFILVRLFGGVPLLTEPQTSEDDLKPFRASKEEIYKLIEDDLKEAINLLPDKSSYSASDLGRASKGAAMGLLAKVYLTQRKEYAEIVRLCEEIQKLGYRLNDDYSDNFNPNKKNGPESLFEVQYYGKTNYDFWSNENQSSWLSAFTGPRNSDMVAGGYGWNQPTAEFVSQYEEGDNRKDKTILYLGCPDFDGKQYQSSYSTTGYNLRKFLVPKSISMDYNTSPANFVVLRYADVLLMKAEALNEQALTTDAEAPLYEVRKRAGLTNRADIEGLTQDQMREKIIQERRIELAFEGDRWFDLVRLKDNYALKFLHSIGKTNAAEKHLLMPIPLKEIEANGNLKQNPGY